From the genome of Drosophila melanogaster chromosome 2L, one region includes:
- the CG3769 gene encoding uncharacterized protein: MRLPLIFHSLHQRLQKMFVKRTEGGESATPSIQDIAGRLAEEQQRLRQLEATTTPKERTILVLGSKCVGKTTAINKFFDREEHATRPTLALEYSFGRRIGSGKSPQVMNVWELGSLDNAEQLLEVPMRTHGLQQLAVILMLDLSQPQRFWTDLECAYKGLRDTAQQMMEKVTPELREILEQRTVERVGQQNKDSEKLDPLPFPVIIVGGKYDVFSGFDPIIRKHTCRCLRSMAHLIGGALLFYSQKMPKLAKVLRDTICHLGFGSPAHPFRSHVVDFNEPLCIWFGTDSWSKIGDTGAQSVERIGATFGMEVPQLQLEKQKLKETTDPAKDPGFKELVIDEIRSQKNEELAGLMRDVLLRGKFESVQT, encoded by the exons ATGCGCTTGCCGCTAATCTTTCATAGCCTGCACCAGCGTCttcaaaaaatgtttgtaaaGAGAACTGAGGGCGGCGAAAGTGCCACGCCCAGCATTCAGGACATCGCCGGTCGACtggcggaggagcagcagcggctTCGCCAATTGGAGGCCACAACGACTCCCAAAGAGCGGACAATTCTTGTCTTGGGAAGCAAGTGTGTG ggTAAGACGACGGCCATTAATAAGTTCTTTGATCGCGAGGAACACGCAACGCGGCCAACTCTAGCACTGGAGTACAGCTTTGGACGACGGATTGGCAGTGGAAAGTCACCGCAGGTGATGAACGTTTGGGAACTGGGCTCCCTGGACAATGCCGAGCAATTGCTGGAAGTACCAATGCGGACACATGGTTTGCAGCAACTAGCCGTCATCCTTATGCTAGATCTCTCCCAGCCACAGCGATTTTGGACGGATTTGGAGTGCGCATACAAGGGACTGAGGGATACGGCGCAGCAGATGATGGAGAAGGTAACACCGGAGCTTAGGGAAATCCTCGAACAGCGAACAGTGGAGCGAGTGGGTCAGCAGAACAAAGATTCGGAAAAACTAGACCCTCTGCCCTTTCCAGTGATAATTGTCGGTGGGAAGTACGATGTGTTTTCTGGTTTCGATCCTATTATCAGGAAGCACACCTGCCGCTGCTTGCGATCGATGGCCCACCTCATAGGTGGCGCATTGCTGTTCTATTCCCAGAAGATGCCCAAGTTGGCCAAGGTCCTGAGGGACACCATTTGTCACTTGGGATTTGGCAGTCCTGCTCATCCGTTCCGCTCTCATGTCGTGGACTTCAATGAACCACTGTGCATTTGGTTTGGAACGGACAGTTGGTCGAAAATTGGTGATACTGGCGCCCAAAGTGTGGAGCGAATTGGAGCCACATTCGGAATGGAAGTACCGCAGCTGCAGCTAGAGAAGCAGAAGCTAAAAGAAACCACCGATCCGGCCAAGGACCCTGGTTTCAAGGAGTTAGTCATCGATGAGATCCGATCGCAGAAGAACGAGGAACTCGCAGGATTAATGAGGGATGTCTTGCTGCGCGGAAAGTTCGAAAGTGTTCAAACTTAA
- the RpS28-like gene encoding ribosomal protein S28-like: MPQPVASKARVIKILNRIGARGILTEVRVQLVDQPKMQFMRTVKGPVRLGDIVDFEDTELTWQSSSRSNSNFEDIC, translated from the coding sequence ATGCCCCAACCTGTCGCTTCCAAGGCTCGTGTCATAAAAATTCTCAATCGGATTGGAGCCCGAGGCATTCTAACCGAAGTTCGTGTGCAGCTGGTCGATCAACCCAAGATGCAATTCATGCGGACGGTCAAGGGACCTGTGCGTCTGGGAGATATCGTGGATTTCGAGGACACTGAGTTGACATGGCAATCTTCGAGCAGGAGCAATAGCAATTTTGAAGATATATGCTAG